In Pseudomonas flavescens, the sequence GTCTTCGCCGTACCAGGCCAGCGAGGGCGCGAAGGTCTTGTCGCGATTGGTGCCGAAGCTACGCCAGTAGTCGGCGTCGTCGTAATCGGCGATCAGCCGATAGGCCAGGCCGGTTTCGCCCAGTGGGCCGGTGAGGTCGAGGGTGCCGCCACTGCCGTTCTTGCCATGGCCAAAGGTCGAAGCCCGGCCGGTGATGGCGCGGTAGCTTTCCAGCTGAGGTTTCTTGCTGACCACATTGATCACGCCGCCCGGATCGAGAATGCCGTAGAGCATCGACGACGGCCCCTTGAGCACCTCGACGCGCTCGGCGGTGGCGGTGAAATTGCGGCCCTGGATGGTACGCATGCCGTCACGCAGGATGGAACCATCACGGTTGTCACCGAACCCGCGCTTCATCACCGCATCGAGCGTGCTGCCCAAGGTATTGGACTGGGTGATGCCACTGACGTTGACCAGGGCATCATCGAGATTCTGTGGCTGCTGATCCTGCAGCACCTGCGCCGGCACCACCGCGACGGCCTGGGGAATATCCAGCAGTGGCGTGTCGCTGCGTGTCAGCGAGGTGGTTTCGGGTGGCTGATAGCTGTAGGCCGTGGTGCGTTGCGACTGAATGTTCACGGCGCCCAGATTCACTGCGCCATCGGCAGGCACTGCCTGCAGCGTGATGGTGCCGGCGCCCGCTCGCGCGAAGGTGAAACCGGAGCCGGCCAGCAAGCGGGCCAGCGCCTGCTCGACGCTCATGCGCCCCTGCAGTGCCGAGGCCTGCACGGCGTATGGCGCTTCGTCGGTATACACCACGTTGAGGCCGGTGGTTCGGCTGAACGCATCGAGCGCCTGCGGCAGCGGCTGCGCCGGTATGGCGAACGCATAGGTCGCCGCCTGATCGGCCACGGCCTGGGCCAGCGCCGGCGGTGCCAGTGGCAGCATCCCCGTGCTCAGCAGGAGGGCCGCCAGGCCGACATGTTTCAAGGTGGCATCCTGCCGACGCATGGTGCGGTGATTCATGGCTTTCATCATCCCAGGTGCTGGTTCTCATTGCGAAAAAGTCGCATTCAAAGCAGTACACGGATGCCGATGGGGTTTACCTCACCCTCCAGCGAAAATATTTTCAGCGCAGGATGATCAGGCGTCCCAGCACAGTGTGCTGCTGGAAGCCGACGACGCCCTGCAGGGCATCGAGAATCGCCTGGGGATCCTGGCTGGCGAAGCTGCCACTGACCCGCCGCTCGCGCAGGTCATCGTTGAGCAGCACGATGCGCCCCGGGTGATAGCGGCGCAGTTCGTCGAGCACTTCGCCCAGCGGCGTACGGTAGAAGCTCAGACGGCCGTCACACCAGGAAGTCAGCGCTTCGGCATCGACACTGCGCAACTTGCCGCTGACGCCATCGGCAAAACTCAGTTGCTGATCGGCGGTGAGCACCCGCGGTGCCTCCAGTGGCCCACCACGAACGGCCACCCGGCCCTGCAGCACCGAGACCCGGGCGCCATCATCGAACCGGCGCACTTCGAAACGCGTGCCGAGCACCCGTGCCTCGCCACCGGCGGCGGCCACGGTGAAGGGAATATCGCCCGGCACCACACTGAAATACGCCGCACCACGCCGCAGCTCGACATGCCGCTCGCCCGCGCCATACTCGACGGCGATGGCGCTGTCGGCATCCAGCACCACGGTGGAGCCATCGCTCAATGTCACGCTGCGCACCTGCCCGGGTGCCGAGACCATGTCCGCGCCCAGGTCATCGACCCAGCGCAACGGCTGCCACCCGCCTCCCCAGACCACCAGCAGCAGGCAGGCGGCCAGCGCCAGTGCCGAGGCCCAGTACGGGCGGCGGCTCGACGGCGGGCGCAGGTACTGCTGCAAGGCGGCGGCCTCTTCCTCGGCCAGGCGCTGGGCAGCCGGGCGGCTCAGGTGCCAGAGCGACTGCATGCGCACGAAGGTATCGACATGCTCGGGCGCGGCGGCCAGCCATTGCTCGAAGGCCATCTGTACCTTGTCGCCCGGCTGGCCCTGCAGACGGCCGAGCCACAGCCAGGCGTCCTGTTCGATGCGCGACAGTGACTCCTCCTGTATGTATGACTCGTGGCTCATGGCGCGACGCTTCCGTGTGAGTGGCTGGCCGGCGTGTCGATGACGCTGGCCTTGCAGGCTTCCAGGGCGCGCATCATATGTTTTTCCACGGCGCTCTGGGAAAGCGCCATGCTGCGGGCGATCTGCCCATAGGTCTGACCGTGAATGCGATTGAGCAGGAAAATGTGCCGGGTTCGCTCCGGCAGCCCCCGCAGCGCGGCCTCCACACGGCGCAGATCGCTGCCCGCTTCCAGGGCGGCATCCGGTGAGACGCTGGTGTCATTACGCTGCTCGGACAGCAGTCCGGCTTCGTTACGGCTGCGCGCGCCCTCGCTGCGCAAATGGTCGATGGCCAGGTTGTGGGCGCTGCGAATCAGGTAGCTGCCCATGTCTTCGAGCGGCGCACTGGGCCGTCGCCAGAAACGCAGGAACAGCTCCTGCACCAGATCCGCCGCAGTTGCCCGGCAACCGACGCGCCGCCGCAACACCGCTTCCATCTGTTCACGACGGGCGAGAAAGGTGCGCAGGAAAGCATCGCGCTGTACCGGCTCCGT encodes:
- a CDS encoding FecR family protein, which translates into the protein MSHESYIQEESLSRIEQDAWLWLGRLQGQPGDKVQMAFEQWLAAAPEHVDTFVRMQSLWHLSRPAAQRLAEEEAAALQQYLRPPSSRRPYWASALALAACLLLVVWGGGWQPLRWVDDLGADMVSAPGQVRSVTLSDGSTVVLDADSAIAVEYGAGERHVELRRGAAYFSVVPGDIPFTVAAAGGEARVLGTRFEVRRFDDGARVSVLQGRVAVRGGPLEAPRVLTADQQLSFADGVSGKLRSVDAEALTSWCDGRLSFYRTPLGEVLDELRRYHPGRIVLLNDDLRERRVSGSFASQDPQAILDALQGVVGFQQHTVLGRLIILR
- a CDS encoding RNA polymerase sigma factor, giving the protein MVDQPSSLEPRQPDPSATEPVQRDAFLRTFLARREQMEAVLRRRVGCRATAADLVQELFLRFWRRPSAPLEDMGSYLIRSAHNLAIDHLRSEGARSRNEAGLLSEQRNDTSVSPDAALEAGSDLRRVEAALRGLPERTRHIFLLNRIHGQTYGQIARSMALSQSAVEKHMMRALEACKASVIDTPASHSHGSVAP